From the genome of Sphingobacterium sp. UGAL515B_05:
AGACATATATTTTGTGCTCTGCATCGTGTGGTGCAACAATATCTGACTAATAAAGTTTTGTTGGCGGTGCCTGTCAATCTGCGCTTTTAACAAAGATAGATTCGTCATAAAGTCAGCCTGATACTTTCGTTTTTCATAACGCTCGTTGATAATACGGATACCATGTTCTTGGGCTGTTTTCCAAAGATCTTCGTTTTCGTAAAGCTCGACAGTCTTTCGGCAGAAAGTTTCGGGATTGTCTTCGATAAACCCATTCCAGTCCAAATTACCCTTCATGGCTTCTGCTCCAACTGTCGTGGTAACAGATGGTGTGCCGGTTTGCATGGCGTCGATAAACTTTCCTTTTACGCCGGCACCAAATTGAATTGGAGCGACCAGTACACGGTAGTTTTCCATGGTAAGGCGAGCAGATTCCGCCCGTCCCTTGATCAGGAAATTCTCTTTAGAGTTGTTTAACTGAAGTACTTTTTGGGTTGCATAGGCACCATAAATGTGCAATTCTACTTTGGGAAGCATCTTCCGTAATTGGGGCCAGATTTGTGTTTTTAGATATTGAACCGTATGCCAGTTCGGCTCATGGATAAAATTTCCGATAAATAGTAAGTTCTTCCGCTCTTCAAAGGGCTCCCATTGATTAATTTCAGTAGAACTGATCTCATTTTCCAGGAAAGGGAGGTAATAGAGGATGTCGGGTGAAATTCGAAATTCTTCGATAAGAATCTTCATTTCGGATTCGGAGATAATCAAGGACAGGTCACTTCGCAGAATAGAGGCAATTTCCCGTTTAGCGGTGTCTGTAAATAACTCTTG
Proteins encoded in this window:
- a CDS encoding glycosyltransferase family 4 protein → MKEKKVLFIGLVWPEPTSSAAGFRMMQLIETFTTRSYHITFASAAAKSPYSAPLQSLGVHEQAIVLNSDSFDDFITQLKPDIVVFDRFMVEEQYGWRVAQYCPHALRILDTEDLHFLRQARQASVKNKGDFSFQELFTDTAKREIASILRSDLSLIISESEMKILIEEFRISPDILYYLPFLENEISSTEINQWEPFEERKNLLFIGNFIHEPNWHTVQYLKTQIWPQLRKMLPKVELHIYGAYATQKVLQLNNSKENFLIKGRAESARLTMENYRVLVAPIQFGAGVKGKFIDAMQTGTPSVTTTVGAEAMKGNLDWNGFIEDNPETFCRKTVELYENEDLWKTAQEHGIRIINERYEKRKYQADFMTNLSLLKAQIDRHRQQNFISQILLHHTMQSTKYMSLWIEEKNK